GATAATCAATCAACacctttttcttttcaataacGATATATAATAAGagataataattcattatttttatttttatataataaatatattgctaatgcgttaatgataaatattttttttttgctaactTTTGATTCAAGCAAATGCTTCTATTATCTGTAGCAGAAAAAAACGCTACGTTATCTacaataattactttaattaatttaagccaatataaatattagttgttgttatcaacaaaaaattaaataatttaaaattttcttctttgttttgtgtgtatatatatttatagtgaTCTAAAtgtatttgtttaaatattttgataatttaaataaagaaaaaaaagtttttagtggaaatttttttcatagatttaaatatttaactagtaatttttaaaaatgttaaaactagattaacattaaatatacttgtaatttataataataataataataataataataataataataataataataataatgataattaatcattttgcTTATTCTATTAagcatattttatataatatgtagttattaaatacatatacTATATGtatgatttaataatttaatattaatcaaaattctatgaaaaaaaaaaaaaacggaaattaaataatgtttGAAATTGAATAACCGCGTCTTTGACGCTGTCAGACTAGCCGAGTTGTCTAGGATCAATTGATctttgtttcaatttttttttttaaataataatttatctaaattattGGGTAGATTATGACTAAAAAAACTGACGGCCCAGTTTTTTTGTGATAATAGTATTTGTTTGACAATTGTAAAGCTAACGTTTACGCCGACAGACACGTTTGTGCTCTCGTTGCCAATGAACTTGCTGGCAATCAGTACTGCAATAAGCTGTGTTCCAACAGCAATGGTATATTGCTTCAGCTTCGCAATTGTAACACTGTAACACCGTGAATCAGTGATTAAGCATCaagttaaaaatagtataaataGAGTGGCCAAGTctaagaataattataattaattatacgtCATTAATACACTGTTACTTACTgctgtcattattattagtaattactattattaaaaaaaaaaatattaacataaataataaatattaatgatgttgatattttacCCATTgctttttctttatttcagAGATGACCTGTTGATGTTTCTCTGTTAGCTGTCGTAATTCTTTGGCATGCTCCGCCTGGAGTCGTTCCAACTCCCGACACTTGTCCAGCTCGAATTCCCGCCGCAATTTTTCTAAAGCTGGAGCTGTCGTAGGCTGTTCTGATGTCCTGCGCTCTCTTTTCATCTGGAAGCATATGACATACTACTCGAGTACTTTTATAGCAATTAATTAATCCTATTAATATCATGaccgataattattatttttttttagccataAATTTAATAGCAAACCTTAAAGACTAGTTACCTTTGCCGGAGCTGTTTCAGGCTGTACTTCCTCTGTTTGAACAAGTACACATTTGGATCTGGGCTCTTGTGAACTCGACGTGACCATGTCCTCCTGGGAGCCCTCTTTTTTTAACCCCTGTGGACACGTGCTGCTGGAGATCCTCAGCGGCGGCTCGTCATCAATAGCGACCGGAAGAAATGGGACTTGTCGTTCCTCGCTGGTGCTTCTGCTGCCGTCGTTGACGTCTGGTTTCTCCTCCGGTCCTCCGTCGCCTTCCCCGTTGGCACTCTCCGACTTTTCCTGATTAAGCTGTATCTCGGAATTTCCATCCGACATCAACCTCTCTACTCTCACTCTCAAGTCTTTTATAAGTTTGACGGGAGACGCGCCGTTCGGCGGTGCTACCTGTGATCCTTGTGATGATTCCGATGACTCCTGGTTCCGTCGCATCTTCGATGGCTTTGGACCCTCGATGTCGTCAGCAGCTGCCGCACTGTTGCTGGTGTTGTTATTGTGAGTTACCGATTGACTCTTGCCGAGCTTTCCAAGTAAATTCTGGTGGTGCTTCAACTCCTCGAACGCCCGGTTCCACGCAGTTGATCTTTTTATCTGCATAATAgttatttatatcaaataatttacttaaataaaaaaattattattaaataaataatttattgctgtagcgtaattaattaaataaataaataaaatttatcaacaccCATttctattgatttaaaatttttggcagCATAtccattaattttatcaggATTAACATTCCCCTGATTTTATATGCATACCTTCATCTCTTTCCACTTTCCCTTTTCCGACGGCTGTGTGCAATAATTAACTGTTagcttttttttacacaagtcaaaataacatttaaacaatcgcattacaattaataatcttttaattgctttacaaatattttagttttaaaataaccgcagtaattgataattgttaatataaaattgataataaattttttttattacctgtAAACTTTGTAAACTAGAAGTAATAGAGcgtataaaaactttttcaatatTAGCTCTCATGTGATGTCCACCGAAAAATCTCACGTCATAAATATTGTCTTTAATCTCCATTACTTTTGCCGGCCAGTACGGGTACCCCTTTTGTTTAGCATAAACCAGCTGATGAGGTGGATTGCACGGTATACAGAACCacattttttcagatttttcatTTGATATTCTGTAGCAGTCTGCACACCGGCGAATTTCTTTCAAGTCGTAGCAACAATCTTGGTACATTATTCTGCCCATTTCCCCTACCACAGAAGTctctagaaattttaatttaataaaagcatatgagaaaataaaagtgagtaattgataaaaaattgtcttaaaAGAAGGATCGATTAATACCTCCatgataaacaataatattatgtAATATATTATGTGCATCTGCCTGAAACTCAGCGAGATTTTTGTACTCGTTTCTCTTGGTCTTCGCTTCCATGATAGCAAGATCCatgtgatttttaattaaaatcccCGGGCGCCACGAATCTTCGCCTTCGCTGACCCACGTTGGCCCGGACAAACCACCAGTTGGTTTTTCAATAACCGAACTGTCTGGCACAATGGTCCTATTTGTTATCTCCGGAGGTAATTTAGCTTTAAGATGACCGCACGTGAATCCCAGTATATGATTAAGTGCCTTTATATCATGATAAGTATCGATATTTATTTGCTCACAAAActggcaaatttttttatcagaattACTCGGAGTGTGGCATCTTGGGTGATAAACACGGAAGCACGACTGACAGGTCTCTACGAGCCCAGCTCTTTGACATTTGAAGCAGTACCAGTCATGGCCATCGGTCTCCATAGGGTCCAGTGGCAATCGGTAGCTTTCTTGGTCGAGTCCACCCTTGGATTGGGTTTTTTTGAGGAAGACTAAGCCATCTTCAACGGCTTTATTCAATTCCTCTTGGGCTGACAGCTCAGTCATGTTATAAACACGAGCAAAGTGACGAACTATCCGATCGTTGCTCGGTAAACTTCTTTGGTGaacagttatttttattgcgtCCCATATTCTCTGGGTTGGTCCAGGATCCGTTCGTCGTCTTACAGACATAGTTGTGatatttatctaaaataaaaacctattattgattttactttttaaaaaataatcaaacccGTATTACAAAACCGAAAATAATTATCCCGTTACGAATGATAAAGATATTGGCCCTCATACTGCACCCGCATTACAATAAATACTCTTTTGatgcaaaaatatatttcagtattagttattaattctACTTAAAAGCAACCGGATTAAATTTAACGCGAAAATGGAATCCAATTTACTAACAACCATcggaattattttaatatcatcgAGTTTTATTTCACTGATACTTttacttagaaaaaatataaaacaatgtgtcaagtcatttatttttattttgattttatcggATATATTGAGTAATATTTTCATAGGAGTTATATTACTGgcaaagcaaaaaaatcaaactcaTTTAAATGAACAAGAGACTGAAAGTGGAATATTAcgtgataataatgatgataaaaatgaaaacgaatataataattatttactgatcaaCAAGTGTGATTTTAAAAGTCTGTTAATGAACTACGCCGTATTCCTAGTACcgtttgtaaataattttatgtcatTACTCACTAAAtcgttttattgtaattacaaCATTgagtgtattaaaaaaaagtacaaacaATTGATACTATCGAAATTAATATCAGCAGATTTATCGAGTGTTGAAAGACGTAGATCAAGATTGCCGTTCTTTAAatactttaataataataacaacaacaataatatatttacaataattagtGTCATCAGTCAGTGGATCGTACCAATTTTATCAATgatgattttatatttaactggATATCAAAATATTACTACTGATATAAGATCATACGACTTAACTTGCATTCATATGACAAATTTCCCATTTgataattgttataataataataataataataataataataataataatagtaatagtaataaattagAAGAAGAGTTGAATCCATTAGAGGAAATGGATTCAATGTACGACATCAGTATGATGAATTCTACTGACTATTTATTACCAGACAATAAATTACATGCAATTGAATCTGTTGCATCAAATGGATCAGAaacaaatgaaataataattaaaatccaaGAAATAGTTAAATCAGCTTTGAATAATTCAGAGTCAATTCCCGACTGGTATTTTTCGAgtccttttaaaaaattaaatttcactgGCTCTCGATTAACTAATGGGAGAAAAGTAGACATAGATTACATGTTTGAAGATGAAATAGAATCAGCATGTATGGGTGATAACAAATGTTTCATATCACCGAATGTGTTGAAAATGAATATGATAATTGTCATATTTATAGTTTACTTTGGATCAATATTACTATCAACAGTTTACtgtataaaaagtaattacatCTGTTCTAATATAAAACAACAATTAATAACCGTGGAGTCGATGGATAAAATGACAGATGATAAATCCGCCGAATCAAATgtcaaagataaaaaattaaatgaccaAGGCGATGGTAGCAGTGATTCTATTAAATGGATAAATAGtaatattgatttaaaatcatCTGCAGGAGTCGTCAAAGAGGAAACaagtgaaattgaaaaaattatttatatttctatcatGTCTTTATTACTCGCGGTGTTATTATGGACACCAGTCTTCATGCAACTGATtgctaaaatatttatgtgcaTGGAGATGTCATACTGgtcaatgaatattttttattttgcagcCATGGGTTATGGTGTGATAAGAAATTTTCTAGATGTCGATATGGTTAAAACTAAAGGAATTGTGCCACAAGTACTTAGTGATTCATgctgattataaaattataattaaatttttaaaaaaatcaatgaaaatgatgaataaataattatttaaaataaataaatataagtaattattatacctACTAAAATTAACAACAACTACAACTTGATATTacgaatattaatataaaatattaagtatatattaaatatttaaacatggCCATCGATGAGGTTCAAAAGCCAATACCTATTAAGTTGCAAGGCCGTATGTAGACTTAAAGTATGCTCGTTTTCTtatctttaataaaataaatatattattttgaatagcAAAGTTAATTTATAGCCGCCCGAGTTATTTATCCGATCGTACCTTCAACGTAACAATGACagcgtaatttaataataaatataaatataaacaatgatgatatttatagtaacaataataataaaaataataattttataaagaaaaataacaaaattaaattaaattacttgatAAGTATAAGATATTGGAAAAAAACCATCagtccatttttttatttttaattattttcagcgGAGGTTTAATTATGactatgatttaattatcagttaatttgttaaaattattttattcacagTCACAGAGCCGTACGATgagagctttttttttttaggaacaatattatatatgatatgaCGAGATGGTATATagcttatattttttttcgccgcCGTACCGACGTGCACTTACTACTTACATGTACTTTGTACAAACCCATacacatataatatatatgggtatgtatatctatatattcaCTCCATAAATTGTTGTactatacatacacatacataaatatatataccatATACCACATaggtatatttataataaatatactccGTATGTACGTATTCACATATTACAGATCCCTCTACTTGTAATAAAATTCACGTCTATTATAAACGTAACTTTAAATTATGCGCGCGCAACCaataatgtatttatatttttatttttataaataaaccaataaaataaaaattgttatgaaaattgtaatcgattctatgaatttttataaaataaatttgtagctttttttttctgagcgggagttatttttttttttacctttcgtttaattaattgtgggaaagttaattattttaaatgacttATTTAATAAGTGGTAAAAGTAATAGTTGATATTATAATAGTGATATttaatgatatattttaagaaaatagaTATCTGGATTTTTTGAAGGGCAGATTTGAATTTCGCGCGGTTTTTTGAATTGAGGTTAGGGAggatagatgtcaaaaaaaacgATTGAATGCTTTTGGTAGTTTGTAAATAAAGTTGTAGTGGAAATTATGGGTAATTAAGATAATATTTTAGgagtaattagaaaaaatattttaatttgagtGATTGGTTATTCAATTGTGAATAAAcggcaatttaaaatttaaaagtataggTTAGAgatttaatcaaaataaagtgtcacaattaataatattagtcGGTGTGTGATTagtgttgataaattttacatatttttgaataaaaagtgtcattgtttatttaagtaattaatactATGGCTCCAGATGTACAGAGTGTTGATGACATTGATTTTGATGGTAAGTTAATACAAATACTACTAcaatctttttaatttaaaaaacagttttctttttttggtaaaaaaacaACGAGTATAAGGTAAAGGTCCCAACTATTGATCCTATAagatatataaaatgttataaatgatttattatatttaaaatcaataagaaatatattttttaaatccactCGTTTGAtgcttcaattaatttaattatttttattaattaaaaaaattttctaatgattttagagaattttatatgatcctgaagttaacagacaatttacaatttttggattttattttttcaactaataaattagaaaaaaaaaataaataaaaaaatgcacatgtagaaaaataaactcgatgagtgcatttttttcaaatatttttttttttataaattatcgttttagaaaattccaaaaattatttgacgttcGCTAACTTATGATCCTGGAgatagcagacatttaaaaatttttgaatttttgtttttcaacaaatcaattgcaaaaaaataaaataaaaatatgcacatgtagaaaatttaaaaaactacaggtgcaattttttcaaatattttttttttatggtttatcgtctaaaaaaatatccaaaaattattagatgtctgctaactttagtatcatgaattttatttctctcaaacgtatcaaatttttatgatactgaagttagcagacgtctaataatttttggatttttttttagacgataaaccataaaaaaaaatatttgaaaaaattgcacctgtagtttttaaaattttctacataagcatatttttcttttatttttttttcaattgatttgttgaaaaacaaaaattcaaaaatttttaaatgtctgctaacttcaggatcataaattttttgcttctAATCTTTTGTATAAACAAAACTACGTTATTTTTCTAGGgttcaaaatatttgtaattttaaaaatttttaaggaatttgagtaaataataaaataaagtatcgaTAATTGTAACcctgtaaataatttactcaaGAGTAAACTGGACATAAATTGTTATCtagattaaaaataagtaaacaaGTGTCTGATTGATAAGGAGACAATGATTaggagtaataaatttttttcaacaaaaatataattatcgaGATTGATGTacattatttatgaatattatgTCAGTGCattagatattaattaatacttttagggaaagaaaatattattttgtatgaGCCCATGAAGGGAATTCATGTAAATCAAATACATAAACACCCCACGTACTCCATGACAAACATGTGATTATTAGAGTTATCAATGATGGACCTATTCCAGCGATAATAAAGTCTTTAGTTCTGATGTGCCCAGCGGCACTGACAATTGCATTTGGTGGTGTACCGACTGGCAAGTGGAATGAAAACGAGCAGCACAGAGCAACTGGCAGCATCATGTACAGCGGGTGAACTTTCATCGAGacacactgaaaaaataaaagttattattgATCTATAACCCAACGTTTGAATAAGTATTGGATATGCATTAGTATTCATACCATTTCAGCTAAAACCGGAACAATGATATTGGCAACCGCGACATTGGCTGTCAATTCCGTGACTATTTCAGCAAACAAGCAAACAATAAATAACGTAATTAATGGATCAACATTTTTTAGATGTCCGAGTTTGTCTCCAAGCATTTTAGATAGTCCCGTGTCTTTACTGCCAATAGCGATAGCAAATCCACCACCAAGAACAAAAATCAAACTCCAGTGCATTTTTTGATGGATAGTTTTCCAGTCAATTAATGCAGATGATGGTTTTGTCGGTCGTTTACTCGGATCTTTGTCAAACGCCCGAAGAAAGTCTAGTTTTGACGGtattataaatagtaaaataattattccaaCAACGGCCGTTGAGTCTTTGATTggtctgaaaaaaaaagtcttaatGATTtaagaaacgaaaaaaaataaatgtataatgAGTATTAACATTTGAATGAACTAACAGGTCTGTAATGTAAGTAGGCCAGCCTCGCACGAATCCAGGTTTTCTAAAGAACCAAAGGAGAACaactaaaagaaaaagaaaaccGACGATGGATTCATACCACGTAACAGGCCCAAGATCTCTGTATCTTTTATCAATAACTGCTTTAGCAACTTTTTCGCCTTCCTCGCCGATATTTATGGCACGTGCGTCTTCACTCTTTGGCCTAAAAAGTCCCATGTACATAACTTGAAGCCAAAGCCACGTGAAGAAGCCCATAATTAGCATCGGTGGCACGGAATAAAACATCCAAGAAGCGAAATTTATTCCCGGACCATCGCTGAATCGTCTgacagattaaaaaaaaaagctaaacTACAATTACCGTCGTTTTAATTGctgtcaattaaattaatttaaataatatttactctTCGTATAATCCTTTCAGGGTTAAATTAACCCCACTTCCAACGATGGTACCAATCCCACCAATACTAGACGCATACGATGCCGACAAATAATACACCATTGTACTGCgtgttggtttttttgatctaaaaatattttaaataattaattgcagATATGTATCTGATAcacaaaagaataaaataataacggAGTTGTTATGCTACGATTGTTTTAATTGTAACAAACCTTTCATCATGATTTGCTGATTGATTAATAGACGTATCATCAAACACAAACATGTCACCGAGACCTTGCTGCACATGTAATGTATACacaatatattattaacaagtaataaataataaatttaaataaatgaagttGACAATATTTACAACTgtgatataataatataacaatGGATTTTATTACCGCTTCTAATTCAACGAGAACTGTTTCAATAATAGGAATCATCATAGCTGTAGCGGCAGTATTTGAAATCCACATTGAAATGAACATCGTCACGTAAAAAAGACCAAGACTtaatctaataataaataaataaataatttatcttcattttttgataatattaaaaaaaaatgattctgaagttaaccgacgtccagtaatttttgaattttttttaaagcgataaaattattcaaaaaaatttcatctagtttttaaaattttctacatgtgcattttttttttttttttttaatagatttgttaaaaaaaaatcagaaaattataattcgtctgttaacttcaggatcgtaaaaATATTCGTACTTCCGATGGCTGCAGCCGATAAGTTTAATGATAAGTAATGCAACTCGCATATGTAATCCTGAATTTTCAATTACGACAGCTATAATCAGGCTGCCCAAAAACATTATTGTCGTATCATTAATATAAGCATCGCATGTATGACTCGTGTCCAGAATCCCCATCAGCGGATAGAGGACTATTGGTATCATTCCTGTTATTGGCAATGGTAAACTTTCAGTGACCCAGTACATGGCCATTATCGCAACGACATACAAACATTTGtacattttttcattgtttattattaccaAGGGCAGGAGTATCAGTGGccatagtaataaaataaacgtctTCCAATAAAGACAAATAAATCTTAGCAACAGCCTCAAGCAGCCATCTTTCTTCCtacatgataaataaaataaattaataaataaatgttatctacatttaattagttaattaattacatttgttTTTACTCACTCTGTAGCATCATCTTCTACTTTTACAACAGTATCGTCTGTTTGAGAAACCATTTTGATCCTTATCACTTGTTAGagtactaaatttttttattcttcaacATTACATATCactgaaatatattaaattataattattattaaaaaaatacatttataaaaaaaaaaatatttacgttttgttaaaactataattgttaactcataaaaattaacttttctaATCATATCTAAACATCGACAGCACTAAAATATGAGATAACAGTTATTCaaaatatgagtgtgaatatagcagacatgagactataaattttaaataaataaattcaaatcaaataataaaattttaaaaaatgcgcgtattGATTTCTCGATTATTGAAATacgcattttatttattttttccaaaatttaaaaattgataattgtcAGCTACATTCGCACTCATATTCAAAATATCCTGAAGTTGGAagacaattgacaattttcggttttttttcaacaaattaattacaaataaaaacaactataggtgcaattttttgaaatatttttagtttcataatttattgtttctaaaaaaatcaaaaaattacgtcggctaacttgagTATCGTATTCAAATGATATGAGTgagaatgtagcagacatgagacaatttataaatttgaaataatgaaatttaaaaaaatgcgcgtgctggtttttcattgatctaaagacggattttaaaatttttattctcttgctattttatttattgattcaaaaatttaaaaaattcccacttGTCAATTACATTCACAGTCATTCAAAATATGAGTATAAATCTAGCAGACATaagactatttttaaaatacatataaaaaaattaaagaattaagttgataaaataaaaaaaatgcatgtactgattgtagaattttttgaaagtccatttcttaatttttttgtttaaaaaatttcattttattatttaaaaatttaaaaaattgtcagatgtccgccaactttactgtcatattcaaaattttattttttatcaattattatttatatatttatattaaatttatatattaaagtaACTAGAATTCAATTTCAACATCGTGCTACATTGACAAGAGTAAGTGCAGCTGGCATTTTATCCAGCGATAGCTTCAATTGACACGTTAACCCGTCACATTAACGAGAATTTTCACCATgttcacttttttattttataattttacatagcTCAGTTTACTCATAACAATTGTAATGGCCATGATGATAAATACCAACCGAATAGTTTCATTTATATCAAACAATTCCTCAAAACATTAATTACACTCTTCCTTATCCTAcagataaattcaaaattcaaattcttcaaaaattttaacttaattattatcaaatatccactacatattattatattt
This genomic interval from Microplitis mediator isolate UGA2020A chromosome 2, iyMicMedi2.1, whole genome shotgun sequence contains the following:
- the LOC130663113 gene encoding zinc finger MYND domain-containing protein 11 isoform X4, producing MSVRRRTDPGPTQRIWDAIKITVHQRSLPSNDRIVRHFARVYNMTELSAQEELNKAVEDGLVFLKKTQSKGGLDQESYRLPLDPMETDGHDWYCFKCQRAGLVETCQSCFRVYHPRCHTPSNSDKKICQFCEQINIDTYHDIKALNHILGFTCGHLKAKLPPEITNRTIVPDSSVIEKPTGGLSGPTWVSEGEDSWRPGILIKNHMDLAIMEAKTKRNEYKNLAEFQADAHNILHNIIVYHGETSVVGEMGRIMYQDCCYDLKEIRRCADCYRISNEKSEKMWFCIPCNPPHQLVYAKQKGYPYWPAKVMEIKDNIYDVRFFGGHHMRANIEKVFIRSITSSLQSLQPSEKGKWKEMKIKRSTAWNRAFEELKHHQNLLGKLGKSQSVTHNNNTSNSAAAADDIEGPKPSKMRRNQESSESSQGSQVAPPNGASPVKLIKDLRVRVERLMSDGNSEIQLNQEKSESANGEGDGGPEEKPDVNDGSRSTSEERQVPFLPVAIDDEPPLRISSSTCPQGLKKEGSQEDMVTSSSQEPRSKCVLVQTEEVQPETAPAKYVICFQMKRERRTSEQPTTAPALEKLRREFELDKCRELERLQAEHAKELRQLTEKHQQVISEIKKKQWCYNCEAEAIYHCCWNTAYCSTDCQQVHWQREHKRVCRRKR
- the LOC130663113 gene encoding zinc finger MYND domain-containing protein 11 isoform X1 gives rise to the protein MCMGLYKVHINITTMSVRRRTDPGPTQRIWDAIKITVHQRSLPSNDRIVRHFARVYNMTELSAQEELNKAVEDGLVFLKKTQSKGGLDQESYRLPLDPMETDGHDWYCFKCQRAGLVETCQSCFRVYHPRCHTPSNSDKKICQFCEQINIDTYHDIKALNHILGFTCGHLKAKLPPEITNRTIVPDSSVIEKPTGGLSGPTWVSEGEDSWRPGILIKNHMDLAIMEAKTKRNEYKNLAEFQADAHNILHNIIVYHGETSVVGEMGRIMYQDCCYDLKEIRRCADCYRISNEKSEKMWFCIPCNPPHQLVYAKQKGYPYWPAKVMEIKDNIYDVRFFGGHHMRANIEKVFIRSITSSLQSLQPSEKGKWKEMKIKRSTAWNRAFEELKHHQNLLGKLGKSQSVTHNNNTSNSAAAADDIEGPKPSKMRRNQESSESSQGSQVAPPNGASPVKLIKDLRVRVERLMSDGNSEIQLNQEKSESANGEGDGGPEEKPDVNDGSRSTSEERQVPFLPVAIDDEPPLRISSSTCPQGLKKEGSQEDMVTSSSQEPRSKCVLVQTEEVQPETAPAKYVICFQMKRERRTSEQPTTAPALEKLRREFELDKCRELERLQAEHAKELRQLTEKHQQVISEIKKKQWCYNCEAEAIYHCCWNTAYCSTDCQQVHWQREHKRVCRRKR
- the LOC130663113 gene encoding zinc finger MYND domain-containing protein 11 isoform X5 — protein: MCMGLYKVHINITTMSVRRRTDPGPTQRIWDAIKITVHQRSLPSNDRIVRHFARVYNMTELSAQEELNKAVEDGLVFLKKTQSKGGLDQESYRLPLDPMETDGHDWYCFKCQRAGLVETCQSCFRVYHPRCHTPSNSDKKICQFCEQINIDTYHDIKALNHILGFTCGHLKAKLPPEITNRTIVPDSSVIEKPTGGLSGPTWVSEGEDSWRPGILIKNHMDLAIMEAKTKRNEYKNLAEFQADAHNILHNIIVYHGETSVVGEMGRIMYQDCCYDLKEIRRCADCYRISNEKSEKMWFCIPCNPPHQLVYAKQKGYPYWPAKVMEIKDNIYDVRFFGGHHMRANIEKVFIRSITSSLQSLQPSEKGKWKEMKIKRSTAWNRAFEELKHHQNLLGKLGKSQSVTHNNNTSNSAAAADDIEGPKPSKMRRNQESSESSQGSQLNQEKSESANGEGDGGPEEKPDVNDGSRSTSEERQVPFLPVAIDDEPPLRISSSTCPQGLKKEGSQEDMVTSSSQEPRSKCVLVQTEEVQPETAPAKYVICFQMKRERRTSEQPTTAPALEKLRREFELDKCRELERLQAEHAKELRQLTEKHQQVISEIKKKQWCYNCEAEAIYHCCWNTAYCSTDCQQVHWQREHKRVCRRKR
- the LOC130663113 gene encoding zinc finger MYND domain-containing protein 11 isoform X3, translated to MCMGLYKVHINITTMSVRRRTDPGPTQRIWDAIKITVHQRSLPSNDRIVRHFARVYNMTELSAQEELNKAVEDGLVFLKKTQSKGGLDQESYRLPLDPMETDGHDWYCFKCQRAGLVETCQSCFRVYHPRCHTPSNSDKKICQFCEQINIDTYHDIKALNHILGFTCGHLKAKLPPEITNRTIVPDSSVIEKPTGGLSGPTWVSEGEDSWRPGILIKNHMDLAIMEAKTKRNEYKNLAEFQADAHNILHNIIVYHGETSVVGEMGRIMYQDCCYDLKEIRRCADCYRISNEKSEKMWFCIPCNPPHQLVYAKQKGYPYWPAKVMEIKDNIYDVRFFGGHHMRANIEKVFIRSITSSLQSLQIKRSTAWNRAFEELKHHQNLLGKLGKSQSVTHNNNTSNSAAAADDIEGPKPSKMRRNQESSESSQGSQVAPPNGASPVKLIKDLRVRVERLMSDGNSEIQLNQEKSESANGEGDGGPEEKPDVNDGSRSTSEERQVPFLPVAIDDEPPLRISSSTCPQGLKKEGSQEDMVTSSSQEPRSKCVLVQTEEVQPETAPAKYVICFQMKRERRTSEQPTTAPALEKLRREFELDKCRELERLQAEHAKELRQLTEKHQQVISEIKKKQWCYNCEAEAIYHCCWNTAYCSTDCQQVHWQREHKRVCRRKR
- the LOC130663113 gene encoding zinc finger MYND domain-containing protein 11 isoform X2 encodes the protein MCMGLYKVHINITTMSVRRRTDPGPTQRIWDAIKITVHQRSLPSNDRIVRHFARVYNMTELSAQEELNKAVEDGLVFLKKTQSKGGLDQESYRLPLDPMETDGHDWYCFKCQRAGLVETCQSCFRVYHPRCHTPSNSDKKICQFCEQINIDTYHDIKALNHILGFTCGHLKAKLPPEITNRTIVPDSSVIEKPTGGLSGPTWVSEGEDSWRPGILIKNHMDLAIMEAKTKRNEYKNLAEFQADAHNILHNIIVYHGETSVVGEMGRIMYQDCCYDLKEIRRCADCYRISNEKSEKMWFCIPCNPPHQLVYAKQKGYPYWPAKVMEIKDNIYDVRFFGGHHMRANIEKVFIRSITSSLQSLQPSEKGKWKEMKIKRSTAWNRAFEELKHHQNLLGKLGKSQSVTHNNNTSNSAAAADDIEGPKPSKMRRNQESSESSQGSQVAPPNGASPVKLIKDLRVRVERLMSDGNSEIQLNQEKSESANGEGDGGPEEKPDVNDGSRSTSEERQVPFLPVAIDDEPPLRISSSTCPQGLKKEGSQEDMVTSSSQEPRSKCVLVQTEEVQPETAPAKMKRERRTSEQPTTAPALEKLRREFELDKCRELERLQAEHAKELRQLTEKHQQVISEIKKKQWCYNCEAEAIYHCCWNTAYCSTDCQQVHWQREHKRVCRRKR